The following proteins come from a genomic window of Mycolicibacterium rufum:
- a CDS encoding TetR/AcrR family transcriptional regulator: MNQPARDRSDGEDTSTRHRILVATAEVLGRSGQTKLSLSEVALQAGVSRPTLYRWFADKQELLTAFGIYERDMFETGIARATAGLRGNDRVDAAMRFIVDYQRSYSGVRLVDIEPEVVIGQLAHIIPAMRSQLERLLPGPNGAVKAATAVRVAVSHYIVRSDDADQFLAQLRHCVGIRNS; this comes from the coding sequence CCCGCACGCGACCGCTCCGACGGTGAGGACACCTCGACGCGGCACCGCATCCTGGTCGCGACCGCGGAGGTGCTCGGCCGCAGCGGGCAGACCAAACTGAGCCTCTCGGAAGTTGCGCTGCAGGCCGGCGTGTCCCGCCCGACGCTGTACCGCTGGTTCGCCGACAAGCAGGAACTGCTGACGGCCTTCGGGATCTACGAACGCGACATGTTCGAGACCGGGATCGCCAGGGCCACCGCAGGTTTGCGCGGCAACGACCGGGTAGACGCCGCGATGCGGTTCATCGTCGACTATCAGCGGTCCTACTCCGGGGTGCGACTGGTCGACATCGAACCCGAGGTCGTCATCGGGCAGCTGGCCCACATCATCCCGGCGATGCGCAGCCAGCTCGAGAGGCTGCTGCCCGGTCCCAACGGCGCGGTGAAGGCCGCGACCGCGGTCCGCGTCGCGGTGTCGCACTACATCGTGCGCAGCGACGACGCCGACCAGTTCCTCGCCCAGCTGCGGCACTGCGTCGGCATCAGGAACAGCTGA